The Thermosynechococcus sp. HN-54 DNA segment CAAGCCCTTGCCCTCTTAGGCGTGCGACCTGTCTGGGAGGGCGCTTCACGACGGGTCGTGGATCTGGAGGTAATTCCCCTGTCACTGTTGGGACGACCACGTGTGGATGTGATGCTGCGGATTTCTGGCTTTTTCCGCGATGCCTTTCCCAACCTGATTGCTCTTTTTGATGAAGCGGTACAGCGGGTGAGCCAGTTGGATGAACCCGCCGATCAAAATCCGTTGGCTGCCCAAGTGGCTAAAGAAACGGCCTATTGGCAACAGCAGGGTCTCTCCTTGAAACAAGCTCAACAACGGGCACGCTTTCGCATCTTTGGTTCCAAACCCGGTGCCTACGGCGCTGGGCTGCAAGGACTCATCGAAGCGCAAAACTGGCATGGGGATGCGGATCTCGCCCGTGCCTACATCCACTGGAGTAGCTATGCCTACACCGGGGAAGCCCACAGTCACAATGCTGCCGAAGCCCTAGAGCAGCGGCTGAGTCAACTGCAAGTGGTGCTGCAAAATCAAGACAACCGTGAGCATGACCTGTTGGACTCCGATGATTATTACCAGTTTCAGGGGGGCTTGACCGTTGCCGTGCGATCGCGATCGGGGCAGCAGCCCACGGTTTACTTTGGTGATCACTCCCGACCAGAGCAGCCGAAAATTCGCACGCTCCAAGAGGAACTGCTGCGAGTCTATCGCTCCCGCGTGATTAATCCCAAATGGCTAGCAGGGATACAGCGCCATGGCTACAAAGGTGCTTTTGAAATGGCCGCCACAGTGGATTATCTCTTTGGCTATGCCGCCACGGCTCGCTGTGTACCCGACTATGTGTTTACGGGCATCGCTCAGACCTATTTGCTCGATGCGCAAATGCAAGCTTTTGTTGCCCAGCATAACCCTTGGGCCCTGCGGGACATGGCCGAGCGGCTCCTCGAAGCAGCCCAACGTCAATTGTGGCAAGCAGCTGATCCGCAGATCTTAGACCGCCTGCAGGCGATCGCCCTTGAGGCCGAAGGTTTAATTGAAGGCAAGTTTTAAGGGTTTAGATTTAATACAGCAAAATCAGGCGCAGCACCCGCGCCACCGCTGCCACCAAGCAGACAATCACCAACTGCCCCGGCAAGGCAAAAAGCGAATACTGCTCTAGTAGCTCCACCAAAGGTTGACTCAACTGCCCTGCAAGAGCCAGACCACCGAGGTAGAAAGCACCGCAGACATGAATGAGCACCAGTCCCGCTAGGCCACTCAAGGCCAGCCATTCTAAACTCACTTGCTTGTGGGGGCGAAAGGCCAGCCAACCACAGACCCAAGCCCCCGGCACAAAACCCAACAGGTAACCAAATGTCGGTTCACGCCAATAGTCCAGACCCCCGCCTTGGGAAAAAACCTGAAACCCGCTGAGACCCAGAATCAAATAGGCCACCTGTGAGAGAACTGCGGCTTGCCGTCCCCCCATACAGCCGACCAAGAGAACCGCTGCTACTTGGTAGGACACGGGTAAGGAGTACACTGGAACCGCTGCCCATGAACTCGGTAAAACAAATTGCCCCTCCTCATTGAGGAGGTTGGGGATGGCGATCGCCGCCTCCATAAAGGTTCCGGCCACGGTTAGGAGGAGTCCTAAAATCGCCCACAGAAATTCATCGAGGGGTGACACGTTGGTTCTCAAGAGCGCTGCAACACATTCGGCGTGACTGATGGGGTCGGACTGGTATAGCGAAACGTGAGATCCGTATCCCCCATCATAATAATGTCCCCATGGTGTAGCACTCGCTCCTCCGACAGGGGTGTACCGTTAATTAATGTGCCATTGCGACTATTGTTGTCACGGATCAGGTACACTAGGGCGTTGCCCCGCGGGCGTAGTTCAATGGTTGCCTGGTGCCGTGAAATAAACGGGTCATGGATAATAATGTCACAGTCACTAGCACGACCAATTTTCCAGAAAGCTTTGCCTGCGAGGTGATATTTACCGATCACCGTGCCTTGGGAGCGGACAATCAGCCATGCTTGCTTGTCAGTGTCTGAGAACTGAGTCATTAGAGAGATATGGGCAATGGTTTAGATAACTAATGCATCGGGGCAGGAAATTACAATCTGTCCATCTCTATCTTAGTAAAGTTAAAAAATTTTTCATGGTGATGAGCGAACACAAAGCAAAATTTCAGGGTATCTACGGATAACTTCCCTCACTACTTATGGTTTGATTAGACTATAGATAGTTTTCAATCAATTGTTATCTGTACTGATCAGGAATTGCTCAGGATAAGCAACGAGTAAAGCCCTGTTTTCAGGTAGTAAAACTTTAGTGTTTTGGTTGAGTTCCCTGTTTTCAAAAATTAATTTACCGCTGATTACTAATGTCTGATACTGTTAGTTACTTACATTCTAGGACTGGCCGTGAAAAACAACTTTCAGCATCCCCAAAATATCACAGTCATTCATGAGCACACCAGTAACCCAATCTCCCCTTTTACCCAGCAACTGAAGCTGCGGCGATCGCTCCTTGCCAATCTGTTAGTACTCGCAGCTGGGTGTGGCATCCTTGCCTTTGCGGGAATCTTTCTCTATCGGCATTTAACAACCGTTCGCAGTCGTGACGCAGTCATTAATGGCGTCATTGTGAACGTACGTACCCCTGAAGAAGGAACCCTAGAGGAACTCAAGGCACGGGTGGGCGAGTTTATCGAACCCACAGACGCTCCCTTAGCCCTCCTAAAAAATGACTACCTTAGTCAGGGCAATCTCAAGGAAGTTGAAAAATGGCTGGAACGGCGGCGCGGCGAACTAGAAGCGGCTCAGGCAAAACTGGCTCAGTTGCAGGGACTCCTTGCTTCTGCCCAAGGGGATAACCGCAATCAACAACTCCTTGAGGTGGAACAAACCCATCGCCAAGTGGCGGCTGCCCAAGCGGAATTGGGGGCTGCTAGAGCAAATCTGGCTGATGCCAAGGCACGCTATCAATTAGCAAAAATTAACTACGGCCGCTTTAGTCAGTTGGCGCAGCAGGGAGCCGTTCCCCAAGCCCAAGCAGATGCTGCCCTGACGGAATTACAGCAGAGCCAAGCCCAAGTGGCTGCTCGCCAACGGGAAATGGAGGCTGCGGCTCGCAAGGTAGAGGCTCTTCAGGCCGATGCTCGCGCTGCTGAATTGGGACTGACCCTGCGCAACACCCGCAGCAACTATGACCCCCGCCTACGACTTCAAGAGTTACAAATTCAGATTGGGGAACAGCAAGCAATTGTCCAAGGGCTGAAACGAGAAATCGCAGCTCAACAACAACAGGTTGCCCAAGCCCAGCGCGAGGTTGCTCAGCGAAAAGTGGTGAAGGTGAAAGCTCCCCTTGCCGGCTATGTTTGGCGAGTGGATGCGCGGCCGGGGATGTTTCTCGGTAAAGGAGATCAGATTTTGCAGTTGCTAGATTGTCAGCGGCGTTGGATCGATGTGTTTGTGGATGAACAATCGCTGCGGCTAATCCATCCGGGCACTCGGGCAAAAATTGAACTCTATGGGGGCAAAGGAAAAGTGCTTCAGGGCACAGTCACCAACATTCGCTCTGGCTTGGGTCGCCTCAATCCAGGGGATGATCAGGTGATCCCAATTCCTGAAAACTATCCGCGTCAAAGTCAAGTGCGTGTCGAGCTAGATCTAGATTCTGAACACGATTGGGGTGAAGGTAACTTTTGCTATGTGGGCTACACGGCACGGGTGACCTTTCAGATTAGCCCCTAGGCTTTTATACCTATCCTAAAGGATGCTCAATCCTTCATAGTTGCCTTTTATCTAGGCAATAAGGGATATTGATGCAACTTTATTCTTGACCCTGTGAAGTGCAGTACCGTTCATAGATAAGATTAAATCTAATTAGTCTTGTCCATAGGCATAAGCGGGGTTTATGTTGCAATCATTTGCGGACACAGTATGGCTCGTTCCCCTCTACTCGCTGGCGGGAATGGTGCTGTCCTTGATTTGGTCACCGGGGATTACTCGGAAAACCGGACCTCGTCCAGCGGGCTATTTGAATATCTTGCTCACGTTTTTCTCCTTTGTTCATGCACTGTTGGCCACGGTAGCGATCGCCAACCAACCGCCGCAGTATTTACATTGGACGTGGCTGGATGTGGCGGGTCTGCACTTTGACATTCCCGTCGAGATTTCGATTTTGACCACCACCGCCCTCATGCTGATCACGGGCTTGAACCTCATGGCTCAGGTTTTTGCCATCGGCTACATGGAGATGGATTGGGGCTGGGCGCGGTTCTATGCCCTGTTGGCGCTCTTTGAAGGGGGGATGGCAGCGCTTGTGCTCCTTGACTCCCTCTTCTTTAACTACGTTGTCCTAGAAATTCTCACCCTTGCCACCTATTTGCTCATTGGCCTTTGGTTTAACCAGCCTTTGGTGGTGACTGGTGCCCGCGATGCCTTCCTCACCAAGCGGGTGGGAGACTTGGTGCTCCTGATGGGGGTGTTGGGGATTTATCCCCTTGCTGGCTCTTGGAACTACGACGATTTAGCGGCTTGGGCAGCTACGGCTCAGGTGAATCCCACGCTGATTACGCTGATTTGTCTGGCTTTGATTGCAGGACCAATGGGGAAATGTGCCCAGTTTCCGCTGCACCTGTGGTTGGATGAAGCGATGGAAGGCCCGATTCCCGCTTCGATTCTCCGGAATGCCATTGTTGTGGCTACGGGGGCGTGGGTACTGGTGAAGCTAACGCCCGTCCTGACTCTTTCGCCTGTGGCTCTGACGGCTCTGCTGGTGATTGGCAGTGTCACCGCCTTGGGGGGAACTCTGATTGCCATTGCCCAAGTGGATATTAAGCGTGCTCTGTCCTATTTGGTTAGCGCCTATATGGGCTGGGTATTTATTGCTGTCGGTCTTAAGGAGCCGGGCTTAGCCTTTGTCTTTATCCTTACCTATGGAGTGGCAATGGCACTGTTAATGATGAGTATTGGTGCCATTATCTGGAATAGCATTACTCAAGATTTGCGCCTGCTAGGTGGGCTGTGGTCACGGCGCCCCATTTCTGGCATCTCGTTCCTCGTTGGTTCAGCAGGACTACTGGCCTTGCCTCCCTTGGCGGGCTTTTTGCCCCAGGCGGAATTGCTGGATACCGCCTTTGCCCGACTGCCTTGGGTCGGGGTTGTGCTGCTGCTGGTAAATACGTTTGCTGCCTTTAGTCTAGGTCGCACGTTCTGTCTGATTTGGGGCGGTGAAGTCAAACCGATGACGGCGCGATCGCCCGAGGTCTTTTGGCCGATGATTTTGCCGATGACCGTTGATCTGGGGCTGGTGCTGCACTTGCCTATTCTCATGTGGCGCTTTGATTGGGTGATTTGGACCCATCCTTCGTTGACCACCGCCGTTGCCCTGACCGTAACTGCTCTTTTAGGCTGGGGTGCAGCCGCATGGGTCTATCTCGGCAAAGCAATTCCCAAACCGGTGCAGTTTCCCCTACCGTCGGTACAGGATCTGCTGGCCTACGATTTCTATACGCCGAAGCTCTACAGGGCCACAGTGGTGGGAGCAGTGGATATGATTTCCCGCATTACCGCTTGGTTTGATCGCACGTTTGTGGATGGCACTGGTAATGCCTTTGGCGTGGTGACGCTCCTAGGGGGCGATCGCCTGAAGTACAGTACAACAGGTCAATCCCAAGCTTATATCCTCACCATCTTGATGGGGGTCGCCATTCTGGTGATTGCCATTTGTTGGCCACTGCTGGCTTAGTGCTCCATTCCTTGAGGTTCTTGCCCTATGCTGACGCTGTTAATTGTTTTGCCCGTTATCGGTGCGCTGCTGATGCCGCTGCTCCCGGAGCGATCGCTGCGTTCGGTTGCTTTGGTTAGCGCCGGTGTCACCTTTGCCCTGTCCCTCTGGATGCTGACGCAGTTTGATGTCCAGCAGACCGCACTCCAATTTAGGGAATTTGTGCCGTGGCTGTCGCCCTTGGGATTGAACTATTCCCTTGGTGTGGATGGGTTGTCCCTACCGCTGATTGTCTTGGGGACGTTCTTGACCCTTGTGGTCGTGTTCACAGGTGAAAAAAGTGCCCATCGCCTCTTTTATGCCCTTGTCCTCCTCGCCAATGCAGGGGTTACCGGTGCTCTGGCCGCCCAAAATCTGCTCCTGTTCGTTCTTTTCTACGAACTTGAGTTGGTTCCCTTTTACCTGTTGATTTTGATCTGGGGTGGGCAACGCCGCGAACAGGCCGCCATTAAGTTCCTCATCTATACCGCAGTTTCGGGCATTCTTGTCCTTGCTGCCTTTTTGGGGATGGGCTGGCTCACCCATGCTCCTAGCTTTGATTATCAAGATATTCAGATTGGCGGATTGGCACCCACGACCCAAGGCATTCTGCTGTTGCTGTTGATCTTGGGCTTTGGCATCAAAATGCCCTTGGTGCCCCTCCACAGTTGGTTGCCCGATGCCTATGTGGAAGCTTCAACCCCGACAGCGATTCTCCTTGGGGGGGTACTGGCGAAGCTGGGGACCTATGGCTTGGTGCGTTTTGCCCTAGGCTATTTTCCAGAGGCTTGGGGGCAGTTTTCTAGCCTCTTTGCGATCATGGCGGCGGTGGGGATTACCTATGGTGCCCTTGCAGCCATTGCCCAAAAGGATATTAAACGGATGGTGGCCTACAGTTCGATTGGCCACATGAGCTATGTCCTGCTAGCGGCAGCAGCCCATACCCACCTCAGCATGGTGGGGGCGATCGCCCAAATGATTAGCCACGGCTTGATTCTGGCGCTGCTGTTCTATTTAGTGGGTGTCATTGAAGCCAAAGTGGGCACCCGTGAACTGAATGTGCTCAATGGTTTGCTCAATCCGCTGCGCGGTCTACCCACGACCAGTGCCCTCTTGATCTTGGGCGGCATGGCCAGTGCCGGTATCCCCGGACTGGTGGGCTTTGTGGCTGAATTTCTCATCTTCCAAGGCAGCTACGGCACGTTCCCAATTCCCACCCTGATTGCGGTTGTTGGGACTGGTTTGACAGCCGTTTACTTTGTGATTTTGATTAATCGCACCTGTTTTGGCCGCCTTGACAATGCGACGGCCTACTACCCCCGAGTGGTTTGGTCAGAAAAAATGCCCGCGATTGTCCTGACCCTGTTGATTCTATTCTTGGGCGTGCAGCCCACGTGGCTGGTGCGTTGGAGTGAAACCACTAGTGCCCAGATTGTTGCGGCAATACCGAGTGCAACTGAAATTGTGGCCAGTTTACCCCAATAGTTAGGAGAGTATCCCAATGGTTCAAGCGATCGAGCGCCCCAGTTCGGCAAAACTGCCCCCGCTGGATCACCCCCTAGCCGATATTATTTACCGCCTCGAGGCGGGGGGGGCCCTCATTCCCGACACGCCAGTGAACCTGATGAAGATCATCGGCATGTACAAAGCCTATTCGATTCCGATGGACTTCTACTGGCGGGATTTGCTCTACCTCGGCGAGCGGGTCTTTATTAATCCCTTCCCCTTTTTCAAATATTTCCCGACCAAGGAATACTTTGATCTGCCCAACCACTACGCCGGCGATACAGCGGATCTGCGGATTTGGCGCGGTCCCGCCCATGCCCACCCCGAACTGATGGCCTTCATCGAGAAAGGGGAAATCGGGAAGATGCCTCGCCTGCTGCACCACCTTTGGCACGATCGCATCAATATGGAGTTTTCCGAAGATTTGGCGCGAGCCATGATGTGGCACCGCATGGGGGGTGAGCTAGACATTTACCTTGACTCTGAGGA contains these protein-coding regions:
- a CDS encoding biotin transporter BioY, whose product is MSPLDEFLWAILGLLLTVAGTFMEAAIAIPNLLNEEGQFVLPSSWAAVPVYSLPVSYQVAAVLLVGCMGGRQAAVLSQVAYLILGLSGFQVFSQGGGLDYWREPTFGYLLGFVPGAWVCGWLAFRPHKQVSLEWLALSGLAGLVLIHVCGAFYLGGLALAGQLSQPLVELLEQYSLFALPGQLVIVCLVAAVARVLRLILLY
- a CDS encoding FHA domain-containing protein — its product is MTQFSDTDKQAWLIVRSQGTVIGKYHLAGKAFWKIGRASDCDIIIHDPFISRHQATIELRPRGNALVYLIRDNNSRNGTLINGTPLSEERVLHHGDIIMMGDTDLTFRYTSPTPSVTPNVLQRS
- a CDS encoding HlyD family secretion protein, with the protein product MKNNFQHPQNITVIHEHTSNPISPFTQQLKLRRSLLANLLVLAAGCGILAFAGIFLYRHLTTVRSRDAVINGVIVNVRTPEEGTLEELKARVGEFIEPTDAPLALLKNDYLSQGNLKEVEKWLERRRGELEAAQAKLAQLQGLLASAQGDNRNQQLLEVEQTHRQVAAAQAELGAARANLADAKARYQLAKINYGRFSQLAQQGAVPQAQADAALTELQQSQAQVAARQREMEAAARKVEALQADARAAELGLTLRNTRSNYDPRLRLQELQIQIGEQQAIVQGLKREIAAQQQQVAQAQREVAQRKVVKVKAPLAGYVWRVDARPGMFLGKGDQILQLLDCQRRWIDVFVDEQSLRLIHPGTRAKIELYGGKGKVLQGTVTNIRSGLGRLNPGDDQVIPIPENYPRQSQVRVELDLDSEHDWGEGNFCYVGYTARVTFQISP
- a CDS encoding NAD(P)H-quinone oxidoreductase subunit F, yielding MLQSFADTVWLVPLYSLAGMVLSLIWSPGITRKTGPRPAGYLNILLTFFSFVHALLATVAIANQPPQYLHWTWLDVAGLHFDIPVEISILTTTALMLITGLNLMAQVFAIGYMEMDWGWARFYALLALFEGGMAALVLLDSLFFNYVVLEILTLATYLLIGLWFNQPLVVTGARDAFLTKRVGDLVLLMGVLGIYPLAGSWNYDDLAAWAATAQVNPTLITLICLALIAGPMGKCAQFPLHLWLDEAMEGPIPASILRNAIVVATGAWVLVKLTPVLTLSPVALTALLVIGSVTALGGTLIAIAQVDIKRALSYLVSAYMGWVFIAVGLKEPGLAFVFILTYGVAMALLMMSIGAIIWNSITQDLRLLGGLWSRRPISGISFLVGSAGLLALPPLAGFLPQAELLDTAFARLPWVGVVLLLVNTFAAFSLGRTFCLIWGGEVKPMTARSPEVFWPMILPMTVDLGLVLHLPILMWRFDWVIWTHPSLTTAVALTVTALLGWGAAAWVYLGKAIPKPVQFPLPSVQDLLAYDFYTPKLYRATVVGAVDMISRITAWFDRTFVDGTGNAFGVVTLLGGDRLKYSTTGQSQAYILTILMGVAILVIAICWPLLA
- a CDS encoding NADH-quinone oxidoreductase subunit M: MLTLLIVLPVIGALLMPLLPERSLRSVALVSAGVTFALSLWMLTQFDVQQTALQFREFVPWLSPLGLNYSLGVDGLSLPLIVLGTFLTLVVVFTGEKSAHRLFYALVLLANAGVTGALAAQNLLLFVLFYELELVPFYLLILIWGGQRREQAAIKFLIYTAVSGILVLAAFLGMGWLTHAPSFDYQDIQIGGLAPTTQGILLLLLILGFGIKMPLVPLHSWLPDAYVEASTPTAILLGGVLAKLGTYGLVRFALGYFPEAWGQFSSLFAIMAAVGITYGALAAIAQKDIKRMVAYSSIGHMSYVLLAAAAHTHLSMVGAIAQMISHGLILALLFYLVGVIEAKVGTRELNVLNGLLNPLRGLPTTSALLILGGMASAGIPGLVGFVAEFLIFQGSYGTFPIPTLIAVVGTGLTAVYFVILINRTCFGRLDNATAYYPRVVWSEKMPAIVLTLLILFLGVQPTWLVRWSETTSAQIVAAIPSATEIVASLPQ